The Macaca thibetana thibetana isolate TM-01 chromosome 19, ASM2454274v1, whole genome shotgun sequence genome has a segment encoding these proteins:
- the HAUS8 gene encoding HAUS augmin-like complex subunit 8 isoform X2, giving the protein MADSSGRGAGKPATGPTNPSSAKKKEKRVQGGRVIESRYLQYEKKTTQKAPAGDGSQTRGKMSEGGRKSSLLQKSRDSSGVGKGDLQSTLLEGHGTAPPDLDLSAINDKSIIRKTPQLAKTIAKKPESTSFSAPRKKSPDLSEAMEMMESQTLLLTLLSVKMENNLAEFERRAEKNLLIMCKEKEKLQKKAHELKRRLLLSQRKRELADVLDAQIDMLSPFEAVATRFKEQYRTFATALDTTRHELPVRSIHLEGDGQQLLDALQRELVTTQHLLAALDVGDSEENVQVLDLLSELKDVTEKKDLELRRSFSQVLELSAEVSKEAALANQEVWEETQGVAPPSQWYFNQDGACRESRGAPKNTRLSEDDNPGASSAPTQATFISPKEDFS; this is encoded by the exons ATGGCGGATTCCTCGGGGCGCGGCGCTGG GAAGCCTGCAACCGGCCCCACCAATCCTAGCAGCgccaagaagaaggagaaaagagttCAAG GTGGAAGAGTGATTGAGTCCCGTTATCTGCAGTATGAAAAGAAGACAACCCAGAAG GCTCCTGCAGGAGATGGGTCACAGACCCGAGGGAAGATGTCTGAAGGTGGAAGGAAATCCAGCCTGCTCCAGAAAAGCAGAG ATAGCAGTGGGGTCGGAAAGGGTGACCTGCAGTCCACGTTGCTGGAAGGGCATGGCACGGCTCCACCTGACCTGGATCTCTCTGCCATTAATG ACAAAAGCATCATCAGAAAGACGCCACAGTTAGCaaaaacaatagcaaagaaaCCCGAGTCGACATCGTTTTCTGCCCCTCGGAAAAAGAGCCCA gatTTATCTGAAGCGATGGAAATGATGGAGTCTCAGACACTACTGCTGACGCTACTCTCCGTAAAG ATGGAGAACAATCTTGCTGAGTTTGAAAGAAGGGCAGAAAAGAATTTATTAATAATGTGTAAGGAGAAGGAGAAGCTACAGAAAAAGGCCCATGAGCTGAAGCGCAGGCTTCTCCTCTCTCAGAGGAAGCGGGAGCTGGCAGATGTCCTGGATGCCCAG ATCGACATGCTCAGCCCCTTCGAGGCAGTGGCCACACGCTTCAAGGAGCAATACAGGACGTTCGCCACGGCCCTGGACACCACCAGGCACGAGCTGCCTGTGAGGTCCATCCACCTGGAGGGAGACGGGCAGCAGCTCTTAG ATGCCCTGCAGCGTGAACTGGTGACCACTCAGCACCTCCTGGCAGCACTTGACGTTGGCGATTCGGAAGAAAATGTGCAGGTGCTGGACTTACTGAGCGAACTCAAGGACGTGACGGAGAAAAAGGACCTTGAGCTCCGAAG GAGCTTCAGCCAGGTGCTGGAACTCTCCGCAGAGGTGAGCAAAGAGGCAGCCTTGGCAAACCAGGAAGTCTGGGAAGAGACCCAGGGCGTGGCGCCCCCCAGCCAGTGGTATTTCAATCAAGATGGTGCCTGCAGAGAATCTCGGGGAGCACCCAAGAACACGCGCTTGTCTGAGGACGACAACCCGGGTGCCTCATCAGCCCCCACTCAGGCCACGTTCATCAGCCCAAAGGAAGACTTTTCTTGA
- the HAUS8 gene encoding HAUS augmin-like complex subunit 8 isoform X1 — translation MADSSGRGAGKPATGPTNPSSAKKKEKRVQGGRVIESRYLQYEKKTTQKAPAGDGSQTRGKMSEGGRKSSLLQKSRADSSGVGKGDLQSTLLEGHGTAPPDLDLSAINDKSIIRKTPQLAKTIAKKPESTSFSAPRKKSPDLSEAMEMMESQTLLLTLLSVKMENNLAEFERRAEKNLLIMCKEKEKLQKKAHELKRRLLLSQRKRELADVLDAQIDMLSPFEAVATRFKEQYRTFATALDTTRHELPVRSIHLEGDGQQLLDALQRELVTTQHLLAALDVGDSEENVQVLDLLSELKDVTEKKDLELRRSFSQVLELSAEVSKEAALANQEVWEETQGVAPPSQWYFNQDGACRESRGAPKNTRLSEDDNPGASSAPTQATFISPKEDFS, via the exons ATGGCGGATTCCTCGGGGCGCGGCGCTGG GAAGCCTGCAACCGGCCCCACCAATCCTAGCAGCgccaagaagaaggagaaaagagttCAAG GTGGAAGAGTGATTGAGTCCCGTTATCTGCAGTATGAAAAGAAGACAACCCAGAAG GCTCCTGCAGGAGATGGGTCACAGACCCGAGGGAAGATGTCTGAAGGTGGAAGGAAATCCAGCCTGCTCCAGAAAAGCAGAG CAGATAGCAGTGGGGTCGGAAAGGGTGACCTGCAGTCCACGTTGCTGGAAGGGCATGGCACGGCTCCACCTGACCTGGATCTCTCTGCCATTAATG ACAAAAGCATCATCAGAAAGACGCCACAGTTAGCaaaaacaatagcaaagaaaCCCGAGTCGACATCGTTTTCTGCCCCTCGGAAAAAGAGCCCA gatTTATCTGAAGCGATGGAAATGATGGAGTCTCAGACACTACTGCTGACGCTACTCTCCGTAAAG ATGGAGAACAATCTTGCTGAGTTTGAAAGAAGGGCAGAAAAGAATTTATTAATAATGTGTAAGGAGAAGGAGAAGCTACAGAAAAAGGCCCATGAGCTGAAGCGCAGGCTTCTCCTCTCTCAGAGGAAGCGGGAGCTGGCAGATGTCCTGGATGCCCAG ATCGACATGCTCAGCCCCTTCGAGGCAGTGGCCACACGCTTCAAGGAGCAATACAGGACGTTCGCCACGGCCCTGGACACCACCAGGCACGAGCTGCCTGTGAGGTCCATCCACCTGGAGGGAGACGGGCAGCAGCTCTTAG ATGCCCTGCAGCGTGAACTGGTGACCACTCAGCACCTCCTGGCAGCACTTGACGTTGGCGATTCGGAAGAAAATGTGCAGGTGCTGGACTTACTGAGCGAACTCAAGGACGTGACGGAGAAAAAGGACCTTGAGCTCCGAAG GAGCTTCAGCCAGGTGCTGGAACTCTCCGCAGAGGTGAGCAAAGAGGCAGCCTTGGCAAACCAGGAAGTCTGGGAAGAGACCCAGGGCGTGGCGCCCCCCAGCCAGTGGTATTTCAATCAAGATGGTGCCTGCAGAGAATCTCGGGGAGCACCCAAGAACACGCGCTTGTCTGAGGACGACAACCCGGGTGCCTCATCAGCCCCCACTCAGGCCACGTTCATCAGCCCAAAGGAAGACTTTTCTTGA
- the HAUS8 gene encoding HAUS augmin-like complex subunit 8 isoform X3 produces MSEGGRKSSLLQKSRADSSGVGKGDLQSTLLEGHGTAPPDLDLSAINDKSIIRKTPQLAKTIAKKPESTSFSAPRKKSPDLSEAMEMMESQTLLLTLLSVKMENNLAEFERRAEKNLLIMCKEKEKLQKKAHELKRRLLLSQRKRELADVLDAQIDMLSPFEAVATRFKEQYRTFATALDTTRHELPVRSIHLEGDGQQLLDALQRELVTTQHLLAALDVGDSEENVQVLDLLSELKDVTEKKDLELRRSFSQVLELSAEVSKEAALANQEVWEETQGVAPPSQWYFNQDGACRESRGAPKNTRLSEDDNPGASSAPTQATFISPKEDFS; encoded by the exons ATGTCTGAAGGTGGAAGGAAATCCAGCCTGCTCCAGAAAAGCAGAG CAGATAGCAGTGGGGTCGGAAAGGGTGACCTGCAGTCCACGTTGCTGGAAGGGCATGGCACGGCTCCACCTGACCTGGATCTCTCTGCCATTAATG ACAAAAGCATCATCAGAAAGACGCCACAGTTAGCaaaaacaatagcaaagaaaCCCGAGTCGACATCGTTTTCTGCCCCTCGGAAAAAGAGCCCA gatTTATCTGAAGCGATGGAAATGATGGAGTCTCAGACACTACTGCTGACGCTACTCTCCGTAAAG ATGGAGAACAATCTTGCTGAGTTTGAAAGAAGGGCAGAAAAGAATTTATTAATAATGTGTAAGGAGAAGGAGAAGCTACAGAAAAAGGCCCATGAGCTGAAGCGCAGGCTTCTCCTCTCTCAGAGGAAGCGGGAGCTGGCAGATGTCCTGGATGCCCAG ATCGACATGCTCAGCCCCTTCGAGGCAGTGGCCACACGCTTCAAGGAGCAATACAGGACGTTCGCCACGGCCCTGGACACCACCAGGCACGAGCTGCCTGTGAGGTCCATCCACCTGGAGGGAGACGGGCAGCAGCTCTTAG ATGCCCTGCAGCGTGAACTGGTGACCACTCAGCACCTCCTGGCAGCACTTGACGTTGGCGATTCGGAAGAAAATGTGCAGGTGCTGGACTTACTGAGCGAACTCAAGGACGTGACGGAGAAAAAGGACCTTGAGCTCCGAAG GAGCTTCAGCCAGGTGCTGGAACTCTCCGCAGAGGTGAGCAAAGAGGCAGCCTTGGCAAACCAGGAAGTCTGGGAAGAGACCCAGGGCGTGGCGCCCCCCAGCCAGTGGTATTTCAATCAAGATGGTGCCTGCAGAGAATCTCGGGGAGCACCCAAGAACACGCGCTTGTCTGAGGACGACAACCCGGGTGCCTCATCAGCCCCCACTCAGGCCACGTTCATCAGCCCAAAGGAAGACTTTTCTTGA